ACAGGCAGGAATAAGGTATGGTGATGAAAAAAAGCCATTCTTCCATCGGCAACCCCCACCAGTAAATGCCCAGTACATACTTCGGATTGAAACCCCAGACGTCCCAGGCAGCCAGGTAATGGTCCCAGACGATGAAGAAGACCAGGGTGATCAGCAGCGCGGGCAACAGCGCCTTCCATTGCCGGTAAAAGCGCAGCCGGGGTTCGAAGGAGGCGATGAAGGGCACCAGAATGGAACCCAGGTTGATGAGTAGATAGGTGTAGCGCGGGTCCATGCTTACGGCAGACAACAGGCTAATTCCGCCCGCGTGCATTGATGTTGAGCGAGTAGGAACTGCGCGATTTCATTGCGCAGTGAAATGTCGCGAAGGAACGGCAAGCCCTGGAGGATCACACGACGGTCTTCTTCCAGGTCGTTGCTCATGCCGAGGAATTTCGGAAGGTTGAGTTGAATGGCAAGCCGTAGGTACCGGATCTCTACATTACCAGGATCCGCAGCAATCGCTTTTTGGAAGACTTCCGAAGATTGCTTGCAATGACTGAGCTTGGTGTAGGGGTTCAGTGCATACTTGCCCAGCAGCGCCGTCGTAGCGGCAAAGTAGGCTTGCAACACGGGTTGGTCTTGCTGTCCGCTGAGTGTTTTTATCAGTTGTTCCGCTACGGCCTCGTCCTGACTCGCTTGCCGGAATAGTTTGCGTACTTCTTCCGGTTGAACGGCGGAGGATAGGAGGGGTAGCAATAAGAAGAGTAGGATGGACCCGCGCATGATCAGACCAGCTTGAAACGATGGCGCAACCAGGTTTGGATCAGCAACAGGAATTTTTGCGTATTGGGTACGCGAATGCGCTCCTGCCGTATGCGTTGCGCGGGAAGCAGGCGGATTTTCCGGAACAGGGCCCGGTAGTAAATGTACGCAACCATGACCCCAAGCCGGGCGCCTTTCGGCAATGCATGAATGCCGGGAAGCGCGGCCGTAAAATCCGCTTCGATGTCGGTTTCGATCTGTTGCTTCGCGGCATTGTCGAAACGGGAAAAGTCGACGCCGGGGAAATAGACGCGACCCCGCTCGTCGAAGTCGCTTCGGATGTCGCGGAGGAAATTCACCTTTTGAAACGCTGCCCCCAGGCGGCGGGCCGGCTCCCGCAGCGACTGGTACGCTTGCTCGTCGCCCGCGCAAAAGACGCGCAGGCACATCAGGCCCACCACTTCGGCGGAACCGTAGATGTATTCGTGGTAGAGGTTCTGATCATAACGAACCGGTTGGAGGTCCATCTCCATGCTGTGCAGGAACGCGTCGATCAATTCACGTTCGATCGCGTAGCGGTGTACGACATCCTGGAAGGCGTGCAGGACGGTATTCGTACTCACCCGGTCGCGCAGGGCGGCATCGGTCTCCGCTTTGAACTTTTCGAGTAAGGCGGATTTGTCGTGACCGTGAAAGGTGTCCACGATCTCGTCCGCCAGCCGCACAAAACCATAGATCGCGTAGATCGCGGGGTGGTAGGAACGATCCAGCATGTGGATCCCGAGCGAAAACGAGGTGCTGTAATCGCGCGTGATCGTCTTGCTGAGCTTATAGCACGTTTCCGTGTACTGCTGCATGCTCATGTTCGATGCGTTCAACGGCCAGGCGCGAACTGATCACCACCATCGGCAGACCGGTGCCGGGAGTCGTGGACGCGCCCACGTAATATAGGTTTTCAAATGACTCGTCTTTGTTTGATGGCCGGAATCCGCCGACCTGGTTCAATCCGTGCGCCAGACCAAGCCCGCTGCCGCGGTAGAGGTTGAATTTTTCTTCCCAATCCAGCGGCGTCCAGATGGTACGCGTCACGGTGTTCGCGACGAAGTCGAAGCCGGTACGTTGCGACAGATCACGCAGTATGGTGTCGGCAAGCTTGTCCGAGTCGCTCCAGTCTGGCTTGTAGCGCAGGTCCGGTACCGGACACAGCACGAAGATGTTTTCGCAGCCTTCCGGCGCGCAGGCCGGATTCGATTTGCTGCTGACGTTGACGTAGTAGTACGGTTTCTCCGGAGCAACGGCGGTGCGGAAGATGTTATCCGCGTACTCCTTGAAATTACTGCCGAGGAAATAGTTGTGGTGGATCAGGCCTTCCGGCTTGCCTTTCACACCAAGGTAGATCGTAAAGGGCGCCAGGGTCCATTCCATCCGGTCCAGCCGCTCCGGCGCGAATCGCGGACGTTTCAGGATCTGTCCCCGGAAGGCGGCCGCGTCGCCGTTGCAGACGAACAGGTCGGCCGTCCAGCGATGACCGCGCTGATCCACGAAGGCTTTCAGCTCGCCGTTCTCGTTTTCGAATTGTCGGATCTCGGTGTTGTAATGGATCTTCACGCCGCGCTCTTCCAACAGCCGGACGAGCGTCTCGGTAATGCGGTACATGCCGCCTTTCACATTCCAATAACCGTCGTGCTCCAGTTCGGTATAATTCAACAGGCTGTAAACCGCCGGAGTATCGAAGGGCGTCGAACCCAGGAAGAACGCGACGAGCGAAAAGATCACCTTCGCTTCTTCGGAGTCGAAGGTGTTGTCGAGCTCTTTCCACATCGAGCGGAACATCATCGGGCCGTGACGCAACGGAACCCGGGTGAGTTGGAGGAGATAGTCGAGCTTGTTGCGGAAGTTTCGCCGGATGACAATGTCCTCCGTATCGTGGAACAGTTGTTTTGCGGTTCCAATGTACTTGCCGAGTTTTTTCGGGAAGTCGTTTTCCAGTCCCGCGAATTCGGCTGCCAGTTTTTCCACATCCTTGTAGATGAGAAACGGCTTTTTCCGGTGAGCGAAGTTGACGGAGTAAACCGGATTCAGTTCTTCCAGCTCGAGGGGATTGGAAATCCCGCAGTCGCGGAACAACTCCGTGAACTCGTAGCTCATGCTGAAGAATGAAGGACCCACGTCGAAGGTGAATCCGTCCTTTTCCAACTGGTTCAGTCGACCACCGGCGCGCCCGTGCTTCTCGACCATCTCCACCTGGTAACCCCGGCAAGCCAGCCGCAAGGCGGTTGCCAATCCACCCAGACCGGTTCCGATGATCAGTACTTTTTTCGACATGGTTCAGGCGTTTTGGTGAACAGGTAGGGCAACAAGGTTGGTGCGGAATTGTTCAATCCTGGTTGACGCGCCAATGACGTTTGTTAAAGAGCAACAAGCCGAACTCTTCGCCGTCTTCCTTGCCCATTTTCTTATGATGCACCTTGTGCGCTTTGCGCATGGCGCGGAAATAGGAATTGTCCAGTTTGTCCAGCCACTTGCCCCGACGATGAATGAACACATCGTGCAGCATGAAGTAGGTGAAGCCGTACGCGGTCACGCCAAGTCCCATCCAGAATCGAAAATCGAGTTGCTCCCAGCCGAAATACATCAACACCATCGCGATCGTCGCGTAGAAGAGGAAAAAGAAATCATTCCGCTCAAACACGCCGTGACGCGGTTGGTGATGCGACTCGTGCAGGGTCCAAAGAAAACCATGCATCACATATTTATGCGTAGCCCAGGCTACCCCTTCCATGGCGAAATAGGATGTCAGGAAGGCAAGGACATTGATCCAAATGCTGTTTTCCATGCTGCGAAGTTACGGCTTCTCGTTGCACAACAGTAATTAATTGAAATTCAAATAATTATTGAATATACAACGACCAAGCCTGTTGACAACTTGACTGATGAACTCTAACAAAAGACGCGTACTTAAGTTCAGGGACTTGGTATTTTCACGGCGTGAAGTCCTTTTCATCCTGCGCGGACTTTACCATGGAGCAATATTCGTATTACGACAAGCTGATCGACCAGACACCGGATGTCTTTTGCATCCTGCGTGGTCAGGGACAGATCATTTATTGCGGATCAAGTTCGCGAAAACTGCTGGGTTACGATCCTGAGGCGATCGTGGGGCGCAATGCCTTGCGCTACCTGCATCCCGCCGAACGTCATCAGGCACGGCTGCGCCATTCCGTACTCCTGGCCTATCCCGGCAACCGGGTTACCGCCGATTACCGCGTCCTTGACGCGCACGGCGAGTATCGTTGGATGGAATGCATCTTCAACAACATGCTCAACCTCCCGCAGATCGACGGCATCCTCGTCCAACTGCGCGATGTCACCGACCGCAAGAACTTCGAACTTCAACTGGAAGAATCCGAAGAGCGTTTCCGCATCTTCATGAACAACGCGCCCACGGTCTCGATGATCAAGGATGAAGAAGGACGCCTGGTCTTCGTCAATGCCAACTTTGAACGTTCCTTCCGTGTGTTGTCGAAAGACGCGCTGGGCATGACGCTCGGAGAACTCTTTCCGAACGGCTACTGGGCCGAATCCGAAGAGAACGATCGCATCGTCCTGAACTTTGGAAAGTCCGTCGAGTTCTTCGAGCGGACCATTACGCCTGACGGTGTAGAGCGTGAGTGGATCGTGTACAAATTTCCGGTGCCCCAATCGAACGGCAAGACCTTCATCGGTTGTTCGGCCATGGACATCACCAAATGGTCCAGCCTCGACCGCGAACGCGTCACCGCCGAGCAGAAGTTCAAAACGATCTTCGAATACAGCCCCGATCCGATCTTCATCGAAAACGAAGACGGAATCATCATCGACGCCAACCGCAAGGCCTGCGAACTGCAGGGCATGAACTACCCCGAACTCGTAGGCAAACGCATCACCGATCTCGCACCGCCGGACCGCCACGAGGAATTGTGGAGCGATTTCAGCAAGCTCTGGAACGGACAATTGTCAAGGATCGACAGCTACTCCTGGTCCACCAGCGGCCAGGTCATTCCGGTCGCCATCAGCACAGCACGTATCCAACACATGGATCAACCCTGTCTTTTGCTCGCGTTGCGCGAACGCTGAGCCGGGAATCGAGAACTACCTGTAAAAACAAGAAGCTCCGATTTTTCGGAGCTTTC
This genomic stretch from Bacteroidota bacterium harbors:
- a CDS encoding phytoene/squalene synthase family protein, with the protein product MQQYTETCYKLSKTITRDYSTSFSLGIHMLDRSYHPAIYAIYGFVRLADEIVDTFHGHDKSALLEKFKAETDAALRDRVSTNTVLHAFQDVVHRYAIERELIDAFLHSMEMDLQPVRYDQNLYHEYIYGSAEVVGLMCLRVFCAGDEQAYQSLREPARRLGAAFQKVNFLRDIRSDFDERGRVYFPGVDFSRFDNAAKQQIETDIEADFTAALPGIHALPKGARLGVMVAYIYYRALFRKIRLLPAQRIRQERIRVPNTQKFLLLIQTWLRHRFKLV
- the crtI gene encoding phytoene desaturase, with protein sequence MSKKVLIIGTGLGGLATALRLACRGYQVEMVEKHGRAGGRLNQLEKDGFTFDVGPSFFSMSYEFTELFRDCGISNPLELEELNPVYSVNFAHRKKPFLIYKDVEKLAAEFAGLENDFPKKLGKYIGTAKQLFHDTEDIVIRRNFRNKLDYLLQLTRVPLRHGPMMFRSMWKELDNTFDSEEAKVIFSLVAFFLGSTPFDTPAVYSLLNYTELEHDGYWNVKGGMYRITETLVRLLEERGVKIHYNTEIRQFENENGELKAFVDQRGHRWTADLFVCNGDAAAFRGQILKRPRFAPERLDRMEWTLAPFTIYLGVKGKPEGLIHHNYFLGSNFKEYADNIFRTAVAPEKPYYYVNVSSKSNPACAPEGCENIFVLCPVPDLRYKPDWSDSDKLADTILRDLSQRTGFDFVANTVTRTIWTPLDWEEKFNLYRGSGLGLAHGLNQVGGFRPSNKDESFENLYYVGASTTPGTGLPMVVISSRLAVERIEHEHAAVHGNVL
- a CDS encoding sterol desaturase family protein — its product is MENSIWINVLAFLTSYFAMEGVAWATHKYVMHGFLWTLHESHHQPRHGVFERNDFFFLFYATIAMVLMYFGWEQLDFRFWMGLGVTAYGFTYFMLHDVFIHRRGKWLDKLDNSYFRAMRKAHKVHHKKMGKEDGEEFGLLLFNKRHWRVNQD
- a CDS encoding PAS domain S-box protein; this encodes MKSFSSCADFTMEQYSYYDKLIDQTPDVFCILRGQGQIIYCGSSSRKLLGYDPEAIVGRNALRYLHPAERHQARLRHSVLLAYPGNRVTADYRVLDAHGEYRWMECIFNNMLNLPQIDGILVQLRDVTDRKNFELQLEESEERFRIFMNNAPTVSMIKDEEGRLVFVNANFERSFRVLSKDALGMTLGELFPNGYWAESEENDRIVLNFGKSVEFFERTITPDGVEREWIVYKFPVPQSNGKTFIGCSAMDITKWSSLDRERVTAEQKFKTIFEYSPDPIFIENEDGIIIDANRKACELQGMNYPELVGKRITDLAPPDRHEELWSDFSKLWNGQLSRIDSYSWSTSGQVIPVAISTARIQHMDQPCLLLALRER